The Musa acuminata AAA Group cultivar baxijiao chromosome BXJ2-5, Cavendish_Baxijiao_AAA, whole genome shotgun sequence genomic interval AAAATCCACAACTATTTGCATCACACAGTAACATTGATAAGATATGAATTGCTCGTAGTCATTTCTTGCTTTACAAATGATTCCACTCCATGTGCATCACATGCATATCCCAGTCCTCacccgagtcactccagatcgatTCTCGACTGGCGACTCGCCGACCCAATCCTCGCCCAAGTCACTCCAGATCAATTACCGACTAATAACTCGCCGGTCAATTCCTTACCCGTGTCGCTTCAGATTTATTCATGACTCACATCTCGGCCACATCCGACGCCCGAGTCACATCTTTGCTAGCCCCTTGCCCGAGCCGCTCCAGCTCGGTCTCCGACTTGCAACTCGTCGTCCGTAACTCCGAGTCGCGCCAAACCAATTACACGACCTACGGCACGACGACCTCTCCTCGTTCGGCCTGATCGCTCGATCAGCAGTCTCGACCCTTCTCAAGGCGCGGGGCACTGCCCCTCTAGACCGCCCCACAACGAGCCGACCTCGGTCCCACTCGCAACACAATCGTAACATTCTGACCCAGACACGCTTCCCGGCCCTTTGAGGACCCCACGGCGCGCCTTGACGGAGGGAGGAAGaagtgataagatatattttgccCCCCGGACACGTCACAGGTATTTACCGGGACGGCACCATCCCCACACGCCAAGACAGAATCTGAATCGAGGCACTGTTTGGTGCGTCCATCACGCCAACCATGGACGCCAACCCGTGTACGATCGACCCCCTTGCAGCAGTATAAAAACCTCGGGCCGTCGTTTGCCATAAGAACCATACCTCTTCATGTGAGATCAAGCAATCACTCGTCGTTTTGGGTCAAAACCCACCCCTGGGTATGCTTTAGATGGCAAGCCAATCATCATCATTCAATCTTGAACAAAGGTTTTTCTCGGTAGAGATGAGGTTAATGGAACTTAGACAGTCACGATAGGATCCTGTTGGCACTGCTACAGTGGATTAACGTGAAACAGCAACAGGGTTCGTGGAGTTCAGATGAAGCATACCAGGGAAGGATCTCCGGAGACGGTCGGAGAAGGGGGATGAAGGCAAGAGCGCCGTCGCCATGGATCCTCTCTGTTCCTCCTCCTCAGAAGCTTCCTTGGCAGGCCGGCCGAACCCAACACAAGACGGCGAATGCGGTGCGGTAGGGCTCCTCAGGAAGCAAGAAATCGTTCCCTATTGAGCTGCGTGCGTGACATCAACTTGATTTGGGCGGATTCAGGAAGTCAGCTCCGCATGTGTGAAAGGCTTCCGAAGCGGCAAGGAAGCTGCAGAAGTGCGAGGCACGAGCCGCAGCCCGACGCCGTATCTATCGCAATTAAATGCACGGCGACATCCTACCCGACTCAATTCAACGCGAACCTTGGCGGTTAATTGCAAATGGTTCAACATAGATTTAACTGCTTCTTTAAAAAATTCTAATCATATACACGTCATCATTGGTACCCGAATTTGAACCAAGAAGGGGGAAGATAATTACACCAAAGTCGAAGAGATCAGAGAAGAAGAGGCCGTTCTTGGGGTGCTGCAGCCGCGGCTCCATGGCGGGGTGGCGAGGGGAGCGATGTCGGGGCGGAACCCTAGGCGTTCCTCCGTGAATTAAGAAGCGGCAGAGACGAGAGGAAAGGGCGGAAGTAGTGAAGGACGGGGAGAAAGGGCGGAGCGATGGGGGTCCGATTTGGTTAAATTAACGCCTTAAGTTTGAGCCGGGTTTGGTTCGGGCTGAGTAGCGGGATTTAATTGACCGGGTTCGACGTCATCAACAGAGGAGAAGACCGGTCCGGTTCACGACCACAAACCCCTGGACGCCAATGGGAAAGCTTCCTCCGGCATCATCATCAGGCAAATGGAGTTTCACATGGCACAGTGTTTCACTCTCTTAGTGCTGAGGCTGAGGCTGAGGCTGAGGCATCCTTCTCTCATGGCATCCCTTCGAAGTAATCATGTAGCTAATGCCACCCTACAGACTTAGCATGATCTCTCATTCCACTGAGGAGCAAATGAGACCTCAGCTAAGATGCCAAAACCTTGATTGACTGAGAATACAGATGGTGTTGGTATAGAAGACATGTCCAAAGAGCAAGAATCAAGTTGGTTTTTTAGAACTTGGGAACAAGTTCTGATGACAAAGTGATATGAGACTATGGCAGACATGTCCAAAGAAAATGAATGGGCTTACCTTAATGTTCCCTTCGCTCCCTGATCAAGTAAACATCAACCAGTTCTCGACTTCGTTGATGTTTAAGATTTAGAAGGAAGACGAGGCCGAGAGAGATTAATATGCGGATGATATGGAAATAGAAGAAGGTCAGACTTACTGAGTTGTGACCAGAAGGCAGTCAAATATCTGGTTCACAGTTGGAACAAGAGCATTGAAATAGTTGTAAGAGTACTTCTACAAGTGAATTCTACACATCTGCCGCATCCTGAGATCCCATGGCATGAAGTCTATTTTGCGACCACGGACTCAAGCACATTTAAGAGCTTTGGCATGGTGGTGGATGTGATCGTCGATGAAGGTCGAAATGAAGTAGTAGGAATGGTCATAGCCAGGTTGCATCCGAAGCACCAGCGGGGCATTTGCACCCTTGCAGGCATCCTCGAAGTTGTGGGGCAACAGCTGATCGTGAAGGAACTTGTCATCCTCTCCCTGTCCAGCAAAGCATAGTTTTCGGTCATTGGTCTAAGACATACAATATGACCGATGGCATAGTCTATAAGCTTCCGAGAATTTGTTATCAAGGTTTGAGATCACTATCTTCTAGATAGAATCATGTTCCAAGAGTTGACAGCAGTTGATTACTGGCAATTACATGTTCTAATTACATTAACGATCTGAACACATATTTACTGTAAACATATTAATCATGAATACCTGTACAactcaatagaaaaagaaaagcaacaaTTGGTACAGATAGCAAACACTCAAAAACaatcaaaatactataaatacCTGGTCAATTAATATAGGAGTCGAAATTTTGCTGCACTTTTCAATTAACAAGGTGGCATCATATTCCTGAGAGGAATTAGAAAGGCGCTTAAAACCCGAAAtcagaaaaagaaggaatacacTGTTAACATTCTCAAAGTTATAAAATCAACCGAGGGGTCTATTGCAGGGATCTCACCTGCCAGTCAGATTTATCGCTGCCCAAATAGTTTGAAAAGGCCTTCTGGCCCCATGGGCAGTTTGTGGGATTGGTGATAGGTGCAAAAGCAGAAACTGCCTGAACAAAGTATCAAATAATGAGAATGATGAATGTTGAAAAATCAAATCAAGTATTCTACTTATTCTTGAGTTGAGTATCAAGTCCACAGAATACCTTATATTTTTCAAGGTTTTTCAAGTAAATGGTCAGCGCACCATGGCCACCCATTGAATGCCCAGAAATTGATGCCCTTGATGTATCAAGTTGTTCAAAATTTTCACTGAGGACTTTTGGTAGCTCCTTAACGACATAGTCATACATACGCCAATTTTTCCACTTCTCTTCCTTAGCATTTAGATAAAATCCAGCACCTAACAATGGAATGAAATATAAGGCACACAAAAATCGATAAATATACTTGTTTCAGAATGTTTGTGTAGTAATTGTTACTCGGTGAGAAATTGAGCAAATACTAAGCATTTCTCAATATCAACCCGTGTCTTACTGAAAGTTCAGTGTTCCAGTATACCAAGGAAGCATAAATTTTCCTTATTTATCAAACATATGATTGCAGTAAGTTCCAAAGTTTATGTCAGGATTTGAAGTTTCAACTGGTACCCACTGAGGTTGAAATGTATAAAAATTCAAGGAAATATTGCCCCCAAGGAGTTAAATAGATATCTTAACCAAggtccgcaataccgtaccgtaccgtaccataccagagtttcgacctgggctcgctaCAGTGTCTGCTACAGTGCTGCTACAGtgccggaccggtaacaggcggtccgcgtaccggaagcctgtcggaccggtacgtaccacccataccgggcggtacaatccggtactgcagaccatggttAAAATATACAAAGGCAACAGTAAAGTGTGACAGTCGATGATAGATCAGAAGAAAAAATATATGAGAAAGTAGTAAATTCATTTATGTCTCGTAGAATAGTCAATGAATGATTGCATTTGTTAAAATTTTTTACAATTATAGGTAAAAGCAATTGCCTGAAAATAATAGAAAAACTTCAGAAAAGGTTTTAAACATATCCAAGGAAGACATATAATGTATGGGAAAGAAATCAAGTAAGTTAACTCGCATTGCAATTGTAACAAGAAGGATAGAATCACATTATAATTGCAAGGAGAGAGATGATGATCAAATATGACTTTATTGGAAACAATAAGCGAAGCTAATAACATTGCCCACAACAGAGCTCAACATGAAACATCCATGAAGCAAACAGTTAATGGTTGGAAAATCAGAAAGGATTGTTCCTTGCCATTGTAAATTTGTGATGTAATATTAAAAGAATCTCCTATAAATAAACAACAATTACTTATGAGCAAATGTATCATCTTTGCAAGTTTTTCTCAGTTTTACTGATACTAACATATTCATTGAATAGGCTAAAATTTCCATGTTTTATTAAATGAGAAAAAATGTTCAAACCTGTTCCAGCGTCCATACCAAATGAggctgaaattttgttttaaatgaGGCAGGTTCAACCTATGAAAGATAAGCACCTCAGCAATTATAAACCACAAACATCCACAGAAGAACAAAGAATCtgtataataataaattaaatcttATAGTGGCAATAATCACTTCATATATGAATAAAATGATTTTTTCAACATGTCAAACTAGGCAAATGCTGTTTGAGGAAACTGTATATTGAACTGCAATCTGACACCATATGCTGGTGTAGTCTCTTTAAGATCCCTATGATATCCTTTTCACATATTGACTGCAAATATAAGAAATGCATTTCAGAAAATTGTTATATTTTATCTGCAACAGCTACTCCTCTTGGTTTCATACATGTAGCACATCACTTTTATCCCATCTCATGTCTTGTGCAGTATGATAATGAGAATCACACAACATGGGCTAATCTTTTAGTATACAGGTTAGTTCTAAGAAACAACCAAATTGGTGCAACAAATAAgttcaaatattttattatccTAACTAGGTGGCCATCTAATAAATAGGAGGATACAGATGCCACCAGATGCATAATTTTACTTTAAAacttgaaataaatcatatgtttGCAAAAGCTTGTGCTTTAAAGCAAAAGCAGTAAGGGACTAGCCTACCAATCAATTTCATAAATCCTTTCTTACCATGTACATCAATTAAGTTCACCACCAAGAATCCTAAAGCCATATTGTCCTCTCTCAATGGGCACAGAAATAGCTAGTGTATTAAAACATAAAAATAGTTTCTACCTTTTAACAGATTTATCTCCAAGTTTCTAACTCCTTTGTTATCATAAAAACAGTCTTGATTGCTGCAGTCCCAGCTTCATCCTGTGATCATTTATAAGGAAAATAAGTAATTTGAAGTTTGAACATGTATCTTATTGCTTGGCCCTCAAAATAAAAACACAAATCGTTTTACAGTATCATTGAGCATAATTAGCATACTTGGCTTGACTCTTTTCCGATCCAGAAGTGAATGTCATAAAGGTAGGTGCCACCTTTGCCAGTTGTCTGAAACAAGCAACTCACCACATAAAAAATATGAAACAGATAGCAGCAATCAAGGTGTAGAGTCGTCAAGCACATTTGTAGTTAGCCATTATGGATGATTCTTGAGAGATCAGAGCTAAAACAACTTCACTTCTGAAATACACCAAGTTTTCATTGTCGAGCAACATTTCAATTTATTTAAAAGACTGCATTTTTATACACCATGTGAAGACATCTAATGCAGTTTTAAAAAGAGAGCTAAAACATCAAATAATTCCACACTTCTGATTTAGCTTGAAAATTGCCAAACAAAGTAGACGAGATGATGAATTAAACATAACAAAGAGAACAACTATTGACAAGACCTGATAGACCTGCTCGCACATTAATTTGGAAAGGACAGGTCTCAACCAAATGGTTCTAATTGCTTAAGTTATTAGTAGTAAGCCCAACCAGTCATAGTAACCACAAGAAGAACCAACATCACTGAACCATTAGGGTGTTACAATCTTCCCAACTCAAGATATAATACCCTTGTCAATGCCCAACAAATTCATATCTAACACAGAattcattatttttcaaaatatacCATCTCGTAGCACAAAATAAGCCATCTCAATACATGGTGACCCACATGAAAAGGCTCATGGAGTTGTGATACTAATGATCCAACAAACTATACCGACAATTACATAATCATACTTAATTTCAAATCCTTTTTCCCAGATGAACAATGCAATATGAGAAATAGGTCACATCCTTGTGACTGTCTCATAGTTAATCACCTTCACAATTAATGGTCACAAAATAACCTTACAAACAAGAACCagcatgtatctcttcaaagatcatTATGATTAATTAAAGACTTTATTTTCCACCAAGAAATAACAACAATCCATCATCATATCCCAAACTAGTGGACTAACTTCCCATCAGCATCACACATAGTTGAAGCCCATACGATCCTAAATCAGGGTTCCCAACCATCATAAGGGCCCAAATTGGTGCACCCTTCTACAGATTGGTGCACCCTGCTCCTGGTCAATTCAAAAAATTCAGCTAAAAAAAGCCTATATATATTGATATGAGCTTGGTCCTGGTTGGTAAACAGTATCTCAGTCAAAGAATGATTCCTATGGATTAGCACAAGGGAGGACTCTTTAGCTTTGAAAAGTAGTAGACAACTCAATCCCAGTTGGAATAAGAGTGGAGCAATCCTTACTCAAACTGTTACAGTCGATTCAGGCAAGGAGAACACTGATCAAGGCTCTTCACTCAAACCTAGTGGTAGTAGATTTAGACTTTATCTTTCTATTCTTATTgtatataatttcatcaattttctttgtAGCTATATTAGAATGTAGAGTCCTGATTTGAGTTTATTCGATGTATAAAtcaaatatgattataaaataggTTAGACAAATCCAGCCATGAGCCATATTTGAAGAGTCCCAGAGGACTCTATTTTCAATGTTGGTTGATGACAAAGTTTTCTCCCATACAACCTCTTAGTGAACATATATCAGAGGACGTAAACCAAGAGATCATGCTTGGTTGTTATTTTCCCTTTTATGCAACAAAGTTAATTTAGTTTGATGGTGATCTctgtttcttccttctttttcttcgttCTCCCCTTGGAGGcatattctcctctttaaattggATAATTCCCAGATAGGAGAGTCATTTCCTATCAAAATCATGCCAATAAACCTAtccaaacaaaaaaacaaaaaaaaaaagataacagaATTTTTTTGTTCGGTTGAAACTTaaaaatttctttttgagataaaATAATTTCCAAgttaacaaattaaaaaaaaaacttaacagtgctctatattaaaaaattatttacaaatgtaattaaaatattaacacCGAATTGACTCTATTTTACGAACTAAAAATAATGATCTATGATAATATAAATTCTTTAGTTGAAAAGTTCAAATTAGCAGTCAGAAAATACGAGTGAATTTTGTATAAGTTCTAGAAACCGTAACTTGTACAtgtgaagaacaaagcaacagttctcaggcaaagaaagaaaaataatgagaagataacAAAAATTACCtgtaaaattatgtatgaatctCCAGAGTAGAATTTACCATAATCAGACTTTGGTATAGGCACTGGTTGAAAGTTCTCAATACGCCATATTTCTGTTCCTCTATGCTATGTGGTGTTAAGTAAATGCTCacattaaaaaaacaaaagataCTACAAAGAAAAACAATTTGAAGAGTAAAAGAACAGCTAAAAAATTTGGGCAACCAATAGTGACAATAACTTGCCCACATGGTGCATTTTATAACATTTCTTATAAGGATACACTTTGTGTCCAACTCCCTGAAACGCAGGATCAACATATTTTGTAGAACTAGACATTGTATGCTGAAAGATTTTATACTACGACAATGGAACAAGACGTCTTCACAATTTCAGAATGTGCTCAGAACACTGAATAATTGAAAAAAGCTGCACTCAGCAGAAGAAAATAACATAATCAATAATCATCTAGAACTAATATGTACTGTGGCCAACTCATCTACAGGTTTTACCATAAAAATTAAACAACAGGTTGCTGGTCAACACAAGTCAGCTGTGCAGTAAGCGAATCATTAAACCACCAAATTATATAAAATAGCATTTCTATAACTTTTCTCAAGCAGGACGGATAAATGTACATGTGGGAACACGATATTTTTTTCTTACAACACACATGAGAAACGTTAACGAAAGAAAAGCGAAAAGTGTCTTCCATGATTCATCATCATCGTCTTCATCTCTTCTCCCACACGCAGTAGTCATTGCCAGAGGCAACGACGTGGAAGTTGGAAGGAACGAGATTCCCCACGTCGTATCTTGAGCCTAGCTTTGTCAATATCTTCCCATCGATCATTGCCATGTAGAGGTCAGCATCAGAGGCCAGAATGTTGAGAGCGCTACCCGAATGAATTCCATTTCGTGTTCTGGTTTCAGCCAACCGAGTTGTTATTTTGTGCTCCTCTCAGATGTTGTTACATGCACGTTTCTCCTGTGCCTTTCCATggtttcatgataaaataatatatgcAGTCGAGTATCTTTGCTGACAACTCCTTTTCATCTTGTGATTTGTCCGCCCCAACCTATTGATTCTGAGATGAGTACTTTCTTTAGAGAAATAGAGAAGATTGACTGGGAAATTGGGTCTGAGACAAATTAAGTTGTGTATATACGATGAAGCATGAGTTGTAAGAGAGAGGTATAGATAAGATTCATAATGTTTGAGTTTTGGTGCAGTCAATAATGGAGAAATCGAACGTGATATTGAGATGCATTATTACTTTGATCATCGGCGTCGATGAGGAGGCCATATGCGAGGAGACATAAACCATGTTATTTAATCCCTCCCCTTTTTTCTCTCAAGTCAAACGATTAGTATATTGCATGGTGTCAATAAAccttatgcatgcatgcatggttgAGTAGTAGTACGTACttatgtaaagcttcccttttgatTCGTTAACGAAGATTAGTGTTAGCTTATTCCAACAATACACTAACATCTCCTCTTAAAATAATTTCGAatattgccttttttttttttttacaattggtATGATTAATCATAGTCTCTTCTTTTGAGTGTTAGAATTGAATGCATGCATCTGAAAGCCAAATttcaaatgcatgcatgcatatttaCGTGACGTAAAGATATGAGTTATTTTTCTTTTGGTCGACActagagatgatttcaaatgcatgcatgcatgcttcaGATTTATTCTTGACTCACATCTCGGCCACATCCGACGCCCGAGTCACGTCTCTGCTAGCCCCTTGCCCGAGCCGCTACAGCTCGGTCTCCGACTTGCAACTCGTCGTCCGTAACTCCGAGTTCTGGTTTCAGCCAACCGAGTTATCTTCTCCTTCAATCCCTAGTCGAACATGTGATCGTAGAACTGCACACACGAATATATAATCGTCAGGCTATAAAACTATTTGAATCGAATGTTAGGCAGAAGCATACTTACGATGGAAGGGCCTCCCGGATGCGTGAGTATATAAGCGTAGCCTTGCATGACCTTATCAGTAAGGAAAAGGCCACAACCTTTGCGTCGAACCGGTATCGTGGTTGTCGACGAAGGTGACAGCCTTCTCTGGCCACTACCGCATCATGATGGGCGCGGGCGCCTTCCCTTGGGGATCACGCATCCTCCACAATTTACCTTCCACGGCAACTTGTAGTATTCCCTTTGTAGTGAAATCGAAGGTCGTCGCTGGGCCTCCGACCTGCTGAACCCAATTAACCAGCCCTCGGCGGTTGCCGTTCTGATCGTATGCTGGCTTCCCATCGTTTCCGTAAGCTAATGAACTCCAGATCTCAGCCACCACGAAGTTTGGCTGTGTCTGTTCGACGTAGATCTTGGCGATGCTTGAGTAACCCTTGGCAAAGTTGAGCCTCCACCCGTCGAAGTCGATGTCAGTCTTGAGCCAGTTCAGCCAGTCCGTGAGCTCACGCTGGACCTGCGTGTTGAGGTGGTCGATGTTGGGAGCCGCCGCGAAGCCCTCGCCGGTGTCGAGGTTGCCGGTGCCGTCGGAGTACTGTGTGTCGTCCCTACAGATCATGTGTGGACACCAGTCCCAACAATACACTAACATCTCCTCTTAAAATAATTTCGAATAAATGCAAATTCTTCGCAATAATCAGAGTATTTCCTTTCTTTGGTTTACAATTAGTATAATTAATCATAGTCTCTTCTTTTGAGTGTTAGAATTGAATGCATGCATCTGAAAGCCAAATGAGTGTTAGAATTGAATGCATGCATCTGAAAGCCAAATTTCAAATGCATGCATCTGAAAGCCAAATTTCAAATGCATGCATCTCTACGTGACGTAAAGATATGAGTTATTTTTCTTTTGGTCGACACTAGATGATTTGTGGGCCAAAAATCCACAACTATTTGCATCACATAGTAACATTGATAAGATATGAATTTCTCCTAGTCATTTCTTGCTTTACAAATGATTCCTTTGGCTCTCGAGAAAAGAGGGAACCATTGGCCTCTAAATTAATAATTTGGACTACCAATTCAGGAAGGTCAGCCTTAACAAGCTAATTTTTTATGCTCTTAACTACAACATATCAAAATAGTCAGGTCAAAGTTGTGATTATTACTTGTAAGTGATGCATAaatatcatcaacaaaataaCAGCTGCAGATCGGTATACAGCTAGTGCTTCTTAGTACATGCTAGGATATAAAGATATAAAGCATGAAGTTGTACCACAATATTACTGGTagcaaataatttttataaatacaTCGCTAAAAGGAAAACAACAAATGATAAAATAACGAAGGTGTGGAACAGATCTTTCAGTCATTTGATGAGAAAAGCAATCctgcttcaagtgaaaaaattgaaaagctaaaAATAGCACAGCATTTTAACTATACAAGTATGTTATTCACCCTTCAATGAACTCGTACGAGGTTGCTGGCCCACTTGGATCAACTAAAACACTAAAACCATATCTCGGGGTTTCTAAAACACGGGGCTACGCTACATCGGTATGTGAAAAGCCTGGTTGATAAGCCCATCCCCAACCACTCCGCAAGAACGAAAGCGTTCCCACAATTATTCTAATATCAGCAAACAGCTAATCAGCCGAGTACTAATCGACGGCATGTTCAAGCTACGGCAATGTTTTCCTGGATACACTGCGTACCATC includes:
- the LOC135612234 gene encoding S-formylglutathione hydrolase-like, whose product is MDAGTGAGFYLNAKEEKWKNWRMYDYVVKELPKVLSENFEQLDTSRASISGHSMGGHGALTIYLKNLEKYKAVSAFAPITNPTNCPWGQKAFSNYLGSDKSDWQEYDATLLIEKCSKISTPILIDQGEDDKFLHDQLLPHNFEDACKGANAPLVLRMQPGYDHSYYFISTFIDDHIHHHAKALKCA